The following is a genomic window from Rhodoferax sp. PAMC 29310.
AAGATGAGCGCCTGATGCAGGCCGCCAGCACACTGGTACGCGCGCACGGCATTGGGCTCATCGGTCATTTAAACAAACCGGCGTCCTACGAGGCGCTGGCAGCCTTGTTGGACCCGTGGAAGCCACCTAAGGTGACGCGACCCCATTCGGCCAATGTGCAGTACGACGCTGACACGCTGGCGGCCGCCATCGCCAACGGTGAACTGGTGAACTACTACCAACCCAAGGTGGCCGTCGCCGACGGGCGCGTGGTCGGTGTCGAGACCCTGGTGCGCTGGCGACATCCCGTTGACGGTCTGGTATTTCCCGATCAGTTCATCGGCGTGGCTGAAGCGAACGGCCAGATTGATGCATTGACCCGCGTTGTGCTGATGGAGGCGCTGGCACAGACTAAGGTCTGGAACGACGCTGCTCTGGCCCTGCGGGTGGCGGTCAACTTGTCGATGGACAACCTGAGAACGCTCGATTTCGCCAATTTCATTGCCGACCAGGCTGCCGTTGTCGGCGTGCCCCCAAGCGTTGTCGTGCTTGAAGTCACGGAAAGTCGCTTGATGGAAGATCTGCGCACGCCGCTGGAGCTTCTGACCCGGTTGCGCCTGAAGCGGTTTCGACTGTCGATTGACGATTTCGGCACCGGACACTCCTCACTTTCGCAATTGCGGGACCTGCCCTTCAACGAATTGAAGATCGACCGCAGCTTTGTGCATCGCGCTTGGGAAAATGACACATTAAGCGCGATCTTCGACGCCAGCCTCCATATGGCACACCAAATTGGAATGGAAGTGGTCGCTGAAGGGGTGGAGGACCGAGAGGATTGGAACTTTTTGCGCCGTAGCGGCTGTGACTTGGCGCAGGGGTACTTCATCGCCCGGCCCATGCCGGCCGCCGAATTGCCCGCCTGGATTGAAAGTTGGAATCAACGGCTGAGAGATCCCGCAGCCGGTCTGGTCTGAGTAGCTCGACCACCATGTCCACGCCCGCTGCAAACCCCGGCAACATTTTGATTGCTACGGATAGCGTTTCTGACGCCGCTACGGTACGCAAGAATCTGGATGAAGAATTCAAGCACGTCATGACGTCCACCAA
Proteins encoded in this region:
- a CDS encoding EAL domain-containing protein; translation: MRQKTTLKVMLVDDEPFMLKLLGRQLENLGFSSPWAYTNGHEALKALAGPLGEPDLILLDLNMPEIDGIEFVRQLGEQRFEGSLILVSGEDERLMQAASTLVRAHGIGLIGHLNKPASYEALAALLDPWKPPKVTRPHSANVQYDADTLAAAIANGELVNYYQPKVAVADGRVVGVETLVRWRHPVDGLVFPDQFIGVAEANGQIDALTRVVLMEALAQTKVWNDAALALRVAVNLSMDNLRTLDFANFIADQAAVVGVPPSVVVLEVTESRLMEDLRTPLELLTRLRLKRFRLSIDDFGTGHSSLSQLRDLPFNELKIDRSFVHRAWENDTLSAIFDASLHMAHQIGMEVVAEGVEDREDWNFLRRSGCDLAQGYFIARPMPAAELPAWIESWNQRLRDPAAGLV